Proteins found in one Streptococcus iniae genomic segment:
- a CDS encoding G5 domain-containing protein, producing the protein MGTKKQVKHLSFLSLLSVAVLSQLLVDDGSLSFTTKTVKAEDTLTATTPLVTAPETTTVSETNKTVEPTVTSRVLETPKATFSVAAPVVVQPSTELSTPVTLAATADEPPADEDVPDLNEQNLINQVNQQLDDIQLFLDEGDVAYAKQLFDDAAADFAAVNNIVNMKASKATLLEKIEKYRALVNGGSTTPVTVTKTEVIAVTKVYEADPSLAYGQQTTKIGTAGEQSYTETNGVRDAGSEKLITAMVPTVIKVGTMPKEEVVVIPAPTTVVYEDDPTLEIGQTKLKTAAVAGSKTVVTSYQLKDATSAEVITTSSEKDIVAGQEAVYLRGTKQPDVVPVTVTKTEAIAVTTVYEADPSLAYGQQITQTGTAGEQSYTETNGVRDVGSEKLITAMVPTVIKVGTMPKEEVVAIPAPTTVVYEDDPTLEIGQTKLKTAAVAGSKTVVTSYQLKDATSAEVITTSSEKDIVAGQEAVYLRGTKQPDVVPVTVTKTEAIAVTTVYEADPSLAYGQQITQTGTAGEQSYTETNGVRDVGSEKLITAMVPTVIKVGTMPKEEVVAIPASTTVVYEDDPTLEIGQTKLKTAAVAGSKTVVTSYQLKDATSAEVITTSSEKDIVAGQEAVYLRGTKQPDVVPVTVTKTEAIAVTTVYEADPSLAYGQQTTKIGTAGEQSYTETNGVRDVGSEKLITAMVPTVIKVGTMPKEEVVVIPAPTTVVYEDDPTLEIGQTKLKTAAEAGHKTVVTSYQLKDASSVEVITTSSEKDIVAGQEAVYLRGTKQPDVVTVVSEEIVTEAIDYSSIVVENSNLEKGKENQLQVGKQGVIKRVYTVITVNGVEISRELISEELIEAPTSEIIEVGTMEKPTPSNPVKNTPISNQTQLDTPKQKQDVKQVVTKEELPRTGDSNQLLELSGLMLLGMLATVAKVFKKRF; encoded by the coding sequence ATGGGAACCAAAAAACAGGTCAAGCACCTTTCGTTCTTGTCATTGTTGTCAGTAGCAGTACTTTCTCAGCTTTTAGTTGATGATGGTAGTCTGTCATTTACCACAAAGACAGTTAAGGCAGAGGATACCTTAACAGCGACGACTCCACTTGTCACAGCACCAGAAACTACTACCGTTTCTGAAACAAATAAAACTGTTGAACCAACAGTGACAAGTAGGGTCTTAGAGACACCAAAAGCTACCTTCTCAGTAGCAGCACCAGTAGTTGTTCAACCAAGCACAGAATTATCGACACCAGTAACACTAGCAGCTACAGCGGATGAACCTCCAGCAGACGAAGATGTTCCAGACTTAAACGAACAAAATTTGATAAATCAGGTTAATCAACAACTAGATGATATCCAATTATTTCTTGATGAGGGTGATGTGGCTTATGCAAAGCAACTGTTCGATGATGCGGCTGCAGATTTTGCAGCTGTAAACAACATTGTGAATATGAAGGCTTCTAAGGCAACGCTTTTAGAAAAAATTGAAAAATACCGTGCTCTTGTTAATGGAGGAAGTACGACTCCAGTGACAGTTACAAAGACAGAAGTAATTGCCGTAACAAAGGTTTATGAAGCAGATCCAAGTCTAGCTTATGGACAACAAACAACTAAAATAGGTACAGCAGGAGAACAAAGTTACACTGAAACTAATGGTGTACGAGATGCTGGTTCAGAAAAACTCATCACAGCAATGGTTCCGACAGTTATAAAAGTTGGGACAATGCCAAAAGAAGAAGTGGTTGTTATTCCAGCACCAACCACAGTTGTTTATGAAGATGACCCAACATTAGAAATTGGTCAAACTAAACTAAAAACAGCAGCAGTAGCAGGAAGCAAGACAGTTGTTACAAGTTATCAATTAAAAGATGCCACATCAGCTGAAGTCATTACAACAAGCAGTGAAAAAGACATTGTTGCAGGACAAGAAGCAGTATACTTACGAGGGACCAAACAGCCAGATGTTGTACCAGTGACAGTTACTAAGACGGAAGCAATCGCCGTGACCACAGTTTACGAAGCAGATCCAAGTCTAGCCTACGGCCAACAGATCACTCAAACAGGTACAGCAGGGGAACAAAGTTACACTGAAACTAATGGTGTACGAGATGTTGGTTCCGAAAAACTCATCACAGCAATGGTTCCGACAGTTATAAAAGTTGGGACAATGCCAAAAGAAGAAGTTGTTGCAATTCCAGCACCAACCACAGTTGTTTATGAAGATGACCCAACATTAGAAATAGGTCAAACCAAACTAAAAACAGCAGCAGTAGCAGGAAGCAAGACAGTTGTTACAAGTTATCAATTAAAAGATGCCACATCAGCTGAAGTCATCACAACAAGCAGTGAAAAAGACATTGTTGCAGGACAAGAAGCAGTATACTTACGAGGGACCAAACAGCCAGATGTTGTACCAGTGACAGTTACTAAGACGGAAGCAATCGCCGTGACCACAGTTTACGAAGCAGATCCAAGTCTAGCCTACGGCCAACAGATCACTCAAACAGGTACAGCAGGGGAACAAAGTTACACTGAAACTAATGGTGTACGAGATGTTGGTTCCGAAAAACTCATCACAGCAATGGTTCCGACAGTTATAAAAGTTGGGACAATGCCAAAAGAAGAAGTTGTTGCAATTCCAGCATCAACCACAGTTGTTTATGAAGATGACCCAACATTAGAAATAGGTCAAACCAAACTAAAAACAGCAGCAGTAGCAGGAAGCAAGACAGTTGTTACAAGTTATCAATTAAAAGATGCCACATCAGCTGAAGTCATCACAACAAGCAGTGAAAAAGACATTGTTGCAGGACAAGAAGCAGTATACTTACGAGGGACCAAACAGCCAGATGTTGTACCAGTGACAGTTACTAAGACGGAAGCAATCGCCGTGACCACAGTTTACGAAGCAGATCCAAGTCTAGCTTATGGACAACAAACAACTAAAATAGGTACAGCTGGAGAACAAAGCTACACTGAAACCAATGGTGTTCGAGATGTTGGTTCCGAAAAACTCATCACAGCAATGGTTCCAACAGTTATCAAAGTTGGAACAATGCCAAAAGAAGAAGTGGTTGTTATTCCAGCACCAACCACAGTTGTTTATGAAGATGACCCAACATTAGAAATTGGTCAAACTAAACTAAAAACAGCTGCAGAAGCAGGACATAAAACAGTAGTTACTAGCTATCAACTAAAAGATGCAAGTTCAGTTGAAGTCATCACAACAAGCAGTGAAAAAGACATTGTTGCAGGACAAGAAGCAGTATACCTCCGAGGGACTAAGCAACCAGATGTTGTAACAGTTGTTTCTGAAGAGATTGTTACTGAAGCAATTGATTATTCAAGCATTGTTGTAGAAAACTCTAACCTAGAAAAAGGAAAAGAAAATCAACTTCAGGTGGGTAAGCAAGGCGTTATAAAACGTGTTTACACTGTCATTACAGTAAATGGTGTCGAAATTTCAAGAGAATTGATTTCTGAAGAGCTGATTGAAGCACCAACTTCTGAAATTATTGAAGTTGGGACAATGGAAAAACCAACTCCAAGCAACCCAGTAAAAAATACACCGATATCGAATCAGACTCAATTGGATACTCCAAAACAAAAGCAAGACGTAAAACAAGTAGTGACAAAAGAAGAATTACCTCGAACGGGAGATTCTAATCAATTACTTGAATTATCAGGCTTAATGCTTTTAGGAATGTTGGCAACTGTTGCAAAAGTCTTTAAGAAACGGTTCTAG
- a CDS encoding IS30-like element ISSag9 family transposase: MTKHKHLTLSDRNDIQSGLDRGETFKAIGLNLLKHPTTIAKEVKRNKQLRESTKDCLDCPLLRKAPYVCNGCPKRRINCGYKKTFYLAKQAQRNYEKLLVESREGIPLNKETFWKIDRVLSNGVKKGQRIYHILKTNDLEVSSSTVYRHIKKGYLSITPIDLPRAVKFKKRRKSTLPPIPKAIKEGRRYEDFIELMNQSELNSWLEMDTVIGRIGGKVLLTFNVAFCNFIFAKLMDSKTAIETAKHIQVIKRTLYDNKRDFFELFPVILTDNGGEFARVDDIEIDVCGQSQLFFCDPNRSDQKARIEKNHTLVRDILPKGTSFDNLTQEDINLALSHINSVKRQALNGKTAYELFSFTYGKDIASILGIEEITAEDVCQSPKLLKDKI, encoded by the coding sequence ATGACAAAACACAAACACCTAACTCTCTCAGACCGTAATGACATCCAATCTGGTTTGGATAGAGGAGAAACCTTTAAAGCCATCGGGCTTAATCTACTGAAACACCCTACTACTATCGCAAAAGAAGTCAAACGAAATAAGCAACTAAGAGAATCAACCAAAGACTGCCTAGACTGTCCGCTACTAAGAAAAGCTCCCTATGTTTGTAATGGGTGTCCAAAGAGGAGGATCAACTGTGGTTACAAGAAGACCTTCTATCTTGCTAAGCAAGCTCAAAGGAACTACGAAAAACTTTTAGTTGAATCTAGAGAAGGAATCCCTTTGAACAAAGAGACCTTCTGGAAAATAGATAGAGTCCTTTCTAATGGGGTCAAGAAGGGCCAACGTATCTATCATATCCTCAAAACCAACGATCTAGAAGTGAGTTCTTCAACCGTTTATCGACACATCAAGAAAGGCTACCTATCCATCACACCAATCGACCTACCTAGAGCTGTGAAGTTCAAAAAAAGGCGAAAGAGCACACTCCCTCCTATTCCAAAAGCGATTAAAGAAGGGCGACGGTACGAGGATTTTATAGAACTCATGAACCAATCAGAGCTGAACTCCTGGCTTGAAATGGACACGGTTATTGGACGGATTGGTGGAAAGGTCCTTCTCACCTTCAATGTCGCCTTCTGTAACTTCATCTTTGCCAAACTGATGGATTCTAAGACAGCTATCGAAACTGCTAAACACATACAGGTCATTAAGAGGACACTCTATGATAACAAGAGAGACTTCTTCGAACTCTTTCCTGTTATCCTAACGGATAATGGTGGGGAATTCGCTAGAGTGGATGATATTGAGATAGATGTTTGTGGACAGTCTCAACTCTTCTTTTGTGACCCTAATCGGTCTGACCAGAAAGCAAGAATCGAGAAGAATCATACCCTCGTGAGAGACATACTGCCTAAGGGGACTTCCTTCGACAACTTGACTCAAGAGGACATTAATCTGGCACTATCTCATATCAACAGCGTTAAGAGACAGGCTCTAAATGGTAAAACGGCTTATGAGCTATTCTCTTTTACTTACGGAAAAGACATCGCAAGTATACTCGGTATTGAGGAAATTACTGCGGAAGACGTCTGCCAATCTCCCAAACTATTAAAAGACAAAATCTAA
- a CDS encoding pneumococcal-type histidine triad protein: MIKKQNRLLCLTGILLSCSLALSACQSQPAKEGVQGHKKHQKLSKSKKAKAVKSSKKSRNKEISGIDKPTDDGFMLTSESQIEGKTESGIIVKHGDHKHFFFYSDLKGTKWEYLIPKTYKEGPVSQASASSQARSAAGHADDGYVFNPNDIVAEDANGYTVRHGDHYHYILKSSLGTNLVHHISTTRPFLPAQPPVISHQAGVSGLDFRTSDGFLFDGTNISGSTDTGILVKHGNHLHPISFEALSKSKWSYLVDRYKSKGETKTLTEEEEADYQLKRAYLAKGLGIDSSRIKKVIHQGQVGLEYPHEEHTHLIFLKDLDPSKPFVSPEDHILRKEDGESFEQRKERLIKEYMARFQVKREDITVDGNYMSVRHGDHAHVYKIDPDLPDDPERDVKTESTTLDQETQTVYGPFYTEGSMDNLTRNGVYDKYKVEGIQNIKNFILLTFSTNSHYGDLKINGQKTKRIYYLVRKDMNWEDVNIKLPEAVKEEGRVFKGWNATMPTKGKMEREHQAFYVDFDKFRKKPEKNVYGPGDNFDDFDLSTYVPVRYTTFTNGRLKLNGHVQGGFYYLVNPELTWKEARQQGLVDPEPVPHPNFEFIEYRRSGSYEKDENAKVGVTVNLAAFGTTAPYIGPYVAADSNNPTDKDDPSRHRNFYYHNPENYAAVGFKAEEGGQLVTRTGRSKTLVYLVRKNYSLAQAGILPPWAQADPGYKRDETKDNLSKEELNKPVTSDTVYTMHFNKANHETTPERKESSEEVRTQQPKTNQAVGRTSSWLDEFVNPVSGEDALVSDGLDDLDESKEMKETLEVSRTGSDQNDKEKETDLSDTDSAKSLEETKEINH; the protein is encoded by the coding sequence ATGATTAAAAAGCAGAATCGTCTTTTATGCCTAACGGGTATTTTACTATCGTGCAGTCTTGCGCTTTCGGCTTGTCAATCACAGCCGGCAAAAGAAGGGGTTCAAGGGCATAAAAAGCATCAAAAACTGTCAAAATCCAAAAAAGCTAAAGCTGTCAAATCATCGAAGAAATCACGAAACAAAGAGATTTCAGGGATTGATAAACCGACCGATGATGGCTTTATGCTGACCAGTGAATCACAGATTGAAGGGAAAACAGAATCGGGCATTATTGTAAAACATGGTGACCACAAACACTTTTTCTTTTATTCAGACTTAAAGGGAACAAAGTGGGAGTATTTGATTCCTAAAACCTATAAGGAAGGGCCAGTTTCACAGGCTTCTGCAAGCTCTCAAGCTAGGTCAGCTGCTGGTCATGCCGATGATGGTTATGTCTTTAACCCTAATGATATTGTGGCAGAGGATGCTAATGGTTACACTGTTCGCCATGGCGATCATTACCACTATATTTTAAAATCAAGTTTAGGCACTAACCTTGTTCATCACATCAGTACTACAAGACCATTCTTGCCAGCTCAACCTCCTGTCATTTCTCATCAAGCTGGTGTGTCGGGGCTTGACTTTAGAACCAGTGATGGCTTCTTATTTGATGGTACAAATATCAGTGGAAGTACAGATACAGGTATTTTAGTCAAACATGGCAACCATTTACACCCAATAAGTTTTGAAGCTTTGAGTAAGAGTAAATGGTCTTATCTAGTGGATCGCTATAAATCTAAAGGAGAGACAAAAACCTTAACAGAAGAAGAAGAGGCTGATTACCAGTTGAAACGGGCTTATCTAGCAAAAGGTTTAGGTATTGATTCTAGCCGCATTAAAAAAGTAATCCATCAAGGGCAAGTTGGGTTAGAGTACCCACATGAAGAGCACACTCATCTTATTTTCTTGAAAGATCTTGATCCAAGTAAGCCATTTGTTAGTCCTGAAGACCATATTCTTAGAAAAGAAGATGGTGAAAGTTTTGAACAACGTAAAGAAAGACTGATCAAAGAGTACATGGCACGTTTTCAAGTGAAGCGAGAAGACATTACGGTGGATGGAAACTATATGAGTGTTCGTCATGGCGACCATGCCCATGTTTATAAAATTGATCCCGATTTACCAGACGATCCAGAACGTGATGTCAAAACAGAGAGCACTACTCTAGACCAAGAGACACAAACAGTTTATGGTCCATTTTATACAGAAGGTTCAATGGATAACTTAACACGTAATGGGGTTTATGATAAATATAAGGTTGAGGGGATACAAAATATTAAAAACTTTATCTTGCTAACCTTTAGTACCAATAGCCATTATGGCGACCTGAAAATTAATGGTCAAAAAACCAAACGCATCTATTATTTAGTTCGTAAAGACATGAATTGGGAAGATGTCAACATTAAACTTCCAGAGGCTGTTAAAGAAGAAGGACGTGTCTTTAAAGGTTGGAATGCAACCATGCCAACAAAAGGAAAAATGGAAAGGGAACACCAAGCTTTCTATGTTGACTTTGACAAATTTAGAAAAAAACCAGAAAAGAATGTTTATGGCCCTGGAGATAATTTCGATGACTTTGATTTATCAACCTACGTTCCTGTTCGTTACACAACCTTTACGAATGGGCGTCTTAAACTTAATGGCCATGTTCAAGGTGGATTCTACTATCTGGTTAACCCAGAGTTAACATGGAAAGAAGCAAGACAACAAGGTTTAGTAGATCCAGAACCTGTTCCACATCCAAATTTTGAATTCATTGAGTACCGCCGTTCGGGTTCTTATGAAAAGGATGAAAATGCTAAAGTTGGTGTTACAGTAAACTTGGCAGCCTTTGGAACAACAGCTCCTTATATCGGTCCATATGTGGCTGCAGACAGCAATAATCCGACGGATAAAGATGACCCAAGTAGACATCGCAATTTCTACTATCATAATCCTGAGAATTATGCAGCAGTTGGCTTTAAGGCAGAAGAAGGTGGTCAATTGGTGACACGTACAGGCAGAAGTAAAACCCTTGTTTACCTTGTTAGAAAAAATTATTCCCTAGCACAAGCCGGTATTTTACCACCTTGGGCACAAGCAGATCCAGGTTATAAACGTGATGAAACTAAAGATAACTTGAGTAAAGAAGAATTGAACAAACCAGTAACATCAGATACTGTTTATACAATGCACTTCAACAAAGCCAATCATGAGACTACTCCTGAACGCAAAGAATCCTCAGAAGAAGTAAGGACGCAACAGCCTAAAACAAATCAAGCAGTTGGAAGAACAAGTAGCTGGTTAGATGAGTTTGTTAATCCTGTTTCTGGTGAGGATGCCTTAGTCTCAGATGGCTTAGATGACTTAGATGAAAGCAAGGAGATGAAAGAGACTTTAGAAGTGTCAAGGACAGGCTCAGATCAAAACGATAAGGAAAAAGAGACGGACCTCTCAGATACTGATAGTGCAAAATCTTTGGAGGAAACGAAAGAAATAAACCATTAA
- a CDS encoding TlpA family protein disulfide reductase, with protein sequence MKNYKHFIVLVVLLLVVTGGLGFAVVKNRTSREDSSNNQKIAAKEFIGQKLPELSLTGVNEEAYSSNATLGKPTIVMEWASWCPHCQAMMPTMNKMYAKYKNDVNFLFINATGSRNGEETKAKASNYVAEKGFDFPYYYDNGMAAATALKIDSVPTFFYVDSDGVVKDVTVSEMKESKMDQKINALIEKPNHHKK encoded by the coding sequence TTGAAAAATTATAAACATTTTATCGTGTTAGTTGTACTGTTATTAGTCGTAACAGGGGGTCTTGGTTTTGCCGTTGTGAAAAATAGGACAAGTCGGGAAGATTCTTCTAATAATCAGAAAATAGCAGCTAAGGAATTTATTGGTCAAAAATTGCCTGAATTGAGTTTAACTGGTGTTAATGAGGAGGCTTATTCATCAAATGCGACCTTAGGAAAACCAACGATAGTCATGGAGTGGGCTAGCTGGTGTCCGCATTGTCAAGCAATGATGCCAACAATGAACAAGATGTATGCGAAATACAAAAATGATGTTAATTTCTTATTTATCAATGCAACTGGTTCACGTAACGGAGAAGAAACAAAAGCAAAAGCAAGTAACTATGTTGCAGAAAAAGGATTTGATTTCCCCTACTATTATGATAATGGGATGGCAGCTGCAACAGCTTTGAAAATTGATTCGGTACCCACCTTCTTTTATGTCGATAGTGACGGTGTTGTAAAAGATGTCACTGTTTCAGAAATGAAAGAAAGCAAAATGGATCAAAAAATCAATGCTTTAATTGAAAAACCTAATCATCACAAAAAGTGA
- the tadA gene encoding tRNA adenosine(34) deaminase TadA, translating to MDYSQEEKEYFMREALKEAEKSLLKEEIPIGCVIVKDGQIIGRGHNAREELNQAIMHAEIMAINEANHHQGNWRLLDTTLVVTIEPCVMCSGAIGLARIPRVIFGASNQKFGAAGSLYDILSDHRLNHRVEVEMGLLAHDCAAIMQNFFRQNRQKKKDAKKIDKQEDV from the coding sequence ATGGATTATAGTCAAGAAGAAAAAGAATATTTTATGCGGGAAGCTTTGAAAGAAGCAGAGAAATCCCTCCTTAAAGAAGAAATTCCCATTGGTTGTGTTATTGTTAAAGATGGCCAGATAATAGGTCGTGGACACAATGCGCGTGAGGAATTAAATCAGGCTATCATGCATGCTGAGATCATGGCCATAAACGAAGCCAATCACCACCAAGGTAATTGGCGTCTTTTAGACACGACCTTAGTTGTGACTATTGAGCCGTGTGTGATGTGTAGCGGAGCTATTGGTTTAGCAAGGATTCCGCGGGTTATTTTTGGTGCTAGTAATCAAAAATTCGGGGCTGCGGGTAGCCTTTATGATATTTTGTCTGATCACCGTCTTAATCACCGTGTTGAGGTTGAAATGGGGCTTTTAGCCCATGACTGCGCAGCAATTATGCAGAACTTTTTCCGTCAAAATCGTCAGAAGAAAAAGGATGCCAAAAAAATAGATAAGCAAGAGGACGTTTAA
- a CDS encoding MBL fold metallo-hydrolase yields the protein MEIRCLGSWGAYPYQNAGTTSYLLTGEDGFTLLMDAGSRAVNELEKVMSPLDLDAVIISHYHPDHVADLGVLRHYRQLYPKHLWQAKVLPIYGHNEDIHEFEKLTLDGVSEGIAYDINGSQSIGPFDITFIKTVHPVVCYAFRIVERKTGQVLVFTADTGYFEGLSSFASDADLFLADVYLYEGMENHIAHLTSKEAGLIAQEAKVKTLVLTHMPPVAPQGIDPENHLAILKAETQKYADAIPVDLACPGKVWDLGCNT from the coding sequence ATGGAGATTAGATGTCTGGGATCTTGGGGAGCTTACCCCTATCAGAATGCGGGAACAACATCCTATTTACTAACAGGAGAAGATGGCTTCACCCTTTTGATGGATGCGGGCAGTCGCGCTGTTAATGAATTGGAAAAGGTCATGAGTCCGCTTGATTTGGATGCTGTTATTATCAGTCATTACCACCCTGATCATGTGGCTGATTTGGGGGTTCTGCGCCATTATCGCCAACTTTATCCGAAACACTTGTGGCAAGCAAAGGTTTTACCGATTTATGGCCATAATGAAGACATTCATGAATTTGAAAAACTGACTTTAGATGGTGTTTCAGAAGGTATTGCCTATGATATTAATGGAAGTCAGTCTATAGGTCCGTTTGACATTACTTTCATCAAAACAGTTCACCCAGTTGTTTGTTATGCTTTTAGAATAGTGGAGCGTAAGACAGGGCAAGTCTTAGTCTTTACAGCAGATACTGGCTATTTTGAAGGCCTTTCGTCTTTTGCTAGTGATGCAGACCTGTTCTTAGCAGATGTCTATTTGTATGAGGGAATGGAGAATCATATTGCCCATTTAACCAGTAAAGAGGCAGGCCTCATTGCTCAAGAAGCTAAGGTCAAAACATTGGTCTTAACCCATATGCCACCTGTAGCGCCGCAAGGAATTGATCCAGAAAATCATTTGGCGATTTTAAAGGCAGAGACACAAAAATATGCGGATGCCATACCAGTTGACTTGGCTTGTCCAGGTAAGGTTTGGGATTTGGGGTGTAATACCTAA